A genomic region of Arachis stenosperma cultivar V10309 chromosome 9, arast.V10309.gnm1.PFL2, whole genome shotgun sequence contains the following coding sequences:
- the LOC130947342 gene encoding uncharacterized protein LOC130947342 isoform X2: MDTTSNWRDEVQPAFRQRFFNNILHNLQLGHPPESFDEILEFHKIAHSIEQKSYAGATSQTEYVMQIACKMVLMEKAREREWRDYFCPDSRQRIVYKIMKLLKRHLDVTDPEGSQELWRIAERFEEKIFSKADTETDYLRKITIKMHKMENTPRRSH; this comes from the exons ATGGACACAACAAGTAACTGGAGGGATGAAGTGCAGCCTGCTTTCCGCCAACGCTTTTTCAACAATAT ATTGCATAACTTACAGTTAGGTCATCCTCCTGAGAGTTTTGATGAAATCCTTGAATTTCACAAAATTGCTCATAGTATTGAGCAGAAAAGTTATGCTGGTGCTACAAGCCAG aCTGAGTATGTTATGCAAATAGCTTGCAAGATGGTTTTGATGGAGA AAGCAAGAGAAAGAGAATGGAGAGATTACTTTTGCCCTGATTCCCGACAAAGAATTGTCTACAAAAT AATGAAACTGTTAAAAAGACATCTTGATGTGACTGATCCAGAGGGATCACAAGAACTTTGGAGGATTGCTGAAAGGTTTGAGGAGAAGATCTTTTCTAAAGCAGACACCGAG ACTGATTATCTTAGgaaaataactataaaaatgCATAAAATGGAGAATACACCCCGGAGAAGCCATTGA